Proteins from a single region of Parasedimentitalea psychrophila:
- a CDS encoding DNA-binding protein produces MRSLVDPANPSTRSTPSTEQDLVIAAKHNHVLSFDNLSNIRPMMADAFCRIATGGGFGTRKLHTDTDEVLFNATRPCLLNGIPDLAARPDLADRSIGVTLPVISSRERRTLGSFNRDFAKAAPFILGALLDAVSTALSRIDSVSLSEAPRMADFAKWVVAAAPALGWPEGAFLDSYAANRETSDQSAIENNPVALAVMRLMGAQKHWEGTATDLKQTLRQRFPTLTDDPYSFPRQENKLSAALRRVQPPLRRGRIAISFERRGKSGERLIQITSI; encoded by the coding sequence TTGCGCAGCCTGGTTGATCCAGCCAATCCCAGCACCCGCAGCACACCTTCAACTGAACAGGATTTGGTAATCGCAGCCAAACACAACCATGTCCTGTCTTTCGACAATCTGTCTAACATCCGCCCAATGATGGCTGATGCTTTTTGCCGGATTGCCACTGGTGGTGGCTTTGGCACAAGGAAACTGCACACAGACACAGATGAAGTCTTGTTCAACGCGACCCGTCCCTGTCTGTTGAACGGCATTCCCGATCTGGCGGCGCGCCCCGATCTGGCCGACCGCTCTATTGGCGTCACCCTGCCGGTGATCTCATCACGTGAACGCCGCACACTTGGTAGTTTCAATCGAGACTTCGCCAAAGCGGCCCCCTTCATTCTGGGGGCGCTCCTGGATGCGGTTTCGACGGCCCTTTCCCGAATTGACTCCGTGAGTCTCTCAGAAGCCCCCAGAATGGCGGACTTTGCAAAATGGGTAGTAGCCGCCGCGCCAGCCTTAGGGTGGCCTGAGGGGGCATTTCTGGACTCCTACGCAGCAAACCGAGAGACCAGCGACCAATCCGCAATCGAAAACAACCCAGTAGCCCTGGCAGTCATGCGCCTCATGGGCGCTCAGAAGCATTGGGAAGGCACCGCGACCGATCTCAAACAAACCCTGCGCCAACGCTTTCCGACGCTCACAGATGACCCGTACAGTTTTCCACGCCAGGAAAACAAACTCAGTGCAGCGCTTCGACGTGTGCAACCGCCCCTTCGCAGAGGGCGCATTGCAATCAGCTTTGAACGTCGCGGGAAATCAGGCGAACGGCTCATCCAGATCACAAGCATTTAA
- a CDS encoding tyrosine-type recombinase/integrase has protein sequence MTNHRLNFTKAALLKAPNADKGKKDYYYDDREKGLVMAVTQTGTKSFYLYKRIDGRPERVLLGRFPDISIENARKAAAAAKGDIVSGQNPQKERRAIRDEMTFAALFTEYMEKYSKVHKRSWTYDEREVNKFLSHWFKRKISLIDRSEVERLHAKIGKENGLYQANRLLERIRSIFNKAIDWGWDGSNPAVGVKKFKERSRDRFLQPDELPRFFEALANEPNGAARDFIMISLLTGARKSNTLAMRWKDINFSVETWRVEETKNGEAQTIHLPKQAMAILTERRWQSESPWVFPGAGKTGHLADPKKAWARILIEAGIEDLRIHDLRRTLGSYQAATGANGYIIGKSLGHRSQQSTAIYARLNLDPVRESVNKATDVMFGYMQPEQGDDEQEITE, from the coding sequence TTGACCAACCATAGATTGAACTTCACCAAGGCCGCTTTGTTGAAGGCCCCGAATGCTGACAAAGGCAAGAAGGATTACTATTACGACGACCGGGAAAAGGGCCTGGTGATGGCGGTGACGCAGACCGGAACCAAGAGCTTCTACCTTTACAAGCGGATTGACGGACGCCCTGAACGCGTCCTCCTGGGGCGGTTTCCGGATATCAGCATCGAGAACGCCAGGAAGGCGGCAGCGGCGGCAAAGGGTGATATTGTCAGCGGTCAAAATCCGCAGAAAGAGCGCCGCGCCATTCGGGATGAAATGACCTTTGCGGCGCTGTTCACCGAATATATGGAGAAGTACTCAAAGGTGCATAAACGCTCATGGACCTATGACGAGCGTGAGGTGAACAAATTCCTGTCGCATTGGTTCAAGCGAAAGATATCGTTGATTGATCGAAGTGAGGTGGAGCGACTTCACGCCAAGATCGGCAAAGAGAATGGACTTTACCAAGCTAATCGCTTGCTGGAACGCATCCGCTCCATCTTCAACAAGGCAATAGATTGGGGCTGGGATGGATCAAACCCAGCCGTTGGCGTCAAAAAGTTCAAAGAAAGGAGCCGTGATCGGTTCTTGCAACCTGATGAACTGCCTCGCTTTTTCGAGGCACTGGCCAATGAGCCAAACGGGGCCGCTCGGGATTTCATCATGATTTCCCTTCTCACCGGGGCGCGGAAGTCGAACACCTTGGCAATGCGGTGGAAGGATATCAACTTCAGCGTTGAGACCTGGCGTGTGGAAGAGACCAAAAACGGCGAAGCACAGACCATCCACCTTCCCAAGCAGGCAATGGCAATCCTGACCGAACGCAGGTGGCAAAGTGAAAGCCCCTGGGTGTTTCCAGGGGCGGGCAAAACGGGGCATTTGGCGGACCCCAAGAAAGCCTGGGCACGCATCCTGATCGAGGCTGGCATTGAAGATCTGCGCATTCACGATCTGCGGCGCACATTGGGCAGCTACCAGGCCGCGACGGGGGCAAATGGCTACATCATCGGTAAATCACTGGGGCACCGCAGCCAGCAATCAACTGCGATTTATGCACGGCTCAACCTAGACCCGGTTCGTGAATCCGTGAACAAGGCGACGGATGTAATGTTTGGATATATGCAACCGGAGCAAGGCGACGATGAGCAAGAAATTACGGAATGA